In the Opitutaceae bacterium genome, one interval contains:
- a CDS encoding biopolymer transporter ExbD, translated as MRTRRNFSEEGEVTDINISPLIDMVFILLIFFIVTTVFVEERGMAVNKPSPVTPNQLDKDTITFKLTASGQVLFKDNDIGIGGVRGIVRQGISREQLPVIINVAEGAVAGLIVRVIDESKVAGAQNISLSSE; from the coding sequence ATGAGAACGCGTCGTAATTTTTCAGAGGAAGGCGAGGTCACGGACATCAACATTTCCCCGTTGATCGACATGGTCTTCATTCTCCTCATTTTCTTCATCGTCACGACTGTCTTTGTCGAGGAACGAGGGATGGCGGTCAACAAGCCCTCTCCCGTGACTCCCAATCAGCTCGATAAAGATACGATCACCTTCAAATTGACCGCCTCCGGCCAGGTTCTCTTCAAAGACAACGATATCGGGATCGGCGGCGTTCGCGGCATCGTCCGGCAGGGCATCTCCCGCGAGCAATTGCCCGTCATCATCAACGTCGCCGAAGGCGCTGTGGCCGGTCTCATCGTCCGCGTGATTGATGAGTCCAAGGTGGCCGGAGCCCAAAACATCAGCCTCTCCAGCGAATAG
- a CDS encoding AMP nucleosidase codes for MDPHPDRNGPDVFGESVTKDAIVQNWLPRYTGVPAERMGRYILLTNFHQYVKLFSNWHRVPVEGSDSPMPNATADGISIINFSMGSANAATIMDLLSAIRPAACLFLGKCGSTKDEIGLGELILPIAAIRGEGTSNDYFPPEVPALPAFALQKAISTTIREHQRDYWTGTVYSTNRRVWEHDSEFKNYLHRIRPMCIDMETATIFTVGFFNHIPTGALLLVSDQPMVPEGIKTAASDRKVNETYVSEHLRIGIEALRQLIEKRQTVRHLHF; via the coding sequence ATGGACCCACACCCTGACCGCAACGGACCTGACGTTTTCGGCGAATCCGTAACCAAGGACGCCATCGTCCAGAATTGGCTTCCCCGCTACACCGGAGTTCCGGCCGAACGGATGGGGCGCTATATCCTCCTCACGAATTTCCACCAGTATGTGAAGCTCTTTTCCAACTGGCACCGGGTGCCGGTCGAGGGTTCTGACAGCCCCATGCCCAACGCCACTGCCGATGGCATCTCCATCATCAATTTCAGCATGGGCAGCGCCAATGCCGCGACCATCATGGACCTGCTGTCGGCCATCAGGCCGGCCGCCTGCCTCTTCCTCGGCAAATGCGGCTCGACCAAGGACGAGATCGGTCTGGGCGAACTCATCCTGCCCATCGCCGCGATCCGGGGCGAGGGCACCTCCAACGACTACTTTCCCCCGGAGGTGCCCGCCTTGCCCGCATTTGCCCTCCAGAAGGCCATCTCCACCACCATTCGCGAACACCAGAGGGATTACTGGACCGGCACCGTCTACTCGACCAACCGCCGGGTCTGGGAACACGACTCCGAATTCAAGAACTACCTGCACCGGATCCGTCCGATGTGCATCGACATGGAAACCGCCACCATCTTCACCGTAGGGTTCTTCAACCATATCCCGACCGGCGCCCTCCTCCTTGTTTCCGATCAGCCGATGGTCCCTGAAGGCATCAAGACGGCGGCCAGCGACCGGAAGGTCAACGAAACCTACGTTTCCGAACACCTCCGAATCGGGATAGAAGCCCTCCGCCAGCTGATCGAAAAGCGACAGACCGTGCGCCATCTCCATTTCTGA
- a CDS encoding ABC transporter permease has translation MNRTDPSTVLRTLLPVVSGLLILVVWYAVRILGNIEPYVLPTPGEILQAAWAERVRLLGAAGTTMQGALLGFLGAAIIGFGVALILASSKSVRFALYPHVLVVQMFPVIVLAPIFVLWVGPGLPSVARIAFLIGFFPVVANATQGLISTDANLVDLFRMANAGRLQEMFLLRVPYALPHYLTGLRIAASLAMIGAIAGEFFAGNSAGGTGGLGFMVIIYFAQLKTAALFATGFMACLCGFVFVSAVVGLNWLLLRKWHDSFDHADR, from the coding sequence ATGAATCGAACCGACCCATCCACTGTCCTGCGGACGCTCCTGCCGGTTGTCTCCGGTCTGCTCATCCTGGTTGTCTGGTATGCCGTCCGGATTCTCGGGAATATCGAGCCCTATGTCCTCCCGACACCGGGGGAGATCCTGCAGGCTGCCTGGGCTGAGCGGGTGCGTCTGCTCGGGGCGGCGGGCACCACCATGCAGGGCGCCTTGCTCGGCTTTCTCGGAGCTGCGATCATCGGGTTCGGAGTGGCGCTCATCCTCGCGTCTTCCAAGTCTGTCCGATTCGCGCTCTATCCGCATGTCCTCGTGGTCCAGATGTTTCCGGTCATCGTGCTGGCGCCGATTTTCGTCCTCTGGGTCGGTCCCGGACTGCCCAGTGTGGCGCGGATTGCCTTTCTCATCGGATTCTTTCCGGTGGTGGCGAATGCGACCCAGGGGTTGATTTCGACAGATGCCAATTTGGTCGATCTCTTCCGAATGGCCAATGCGGGTCGATTGCAGGAAATGTTTCTTCTGCGAGTCCCCTACGCGTTGCCGCACTATCTGACCGGTCTGCGGATCGCGGCCAGCCTTGCCATGATCGGTGCGATTGCGGGAGAGTTTTTCGCCGGCAATTCGGCAGGCGGGACCGGCGGACTGGGTTTCATGGTCATCATCTATTTCGCTCAATTGAAGACGGCGGCTCTCTTTGCCACGGGTTTCATGGCCTGTCTCTGCGGGTTTGTTTTTGTCTCGGCGGTGGTCGGACTCAACTGGCTGCTCCTGAGGAAGTGGCATGATTCCTTTGATCATGCGGACCGCTGA
- a CDS encoding alkaline phosphatase D family protein, producing the protein MASRTISPRISPLPGLVILLGILGTAPGQAGHLISGPMLGYVEHREALIWLEVEDAETVSLACWPEERPDKKTLLEMPAPPPHPAGGSILKFRPGLLEPGTTYRYTIAIDGEDVTPAPGILQFRTRTLWEWRTDAPDFSFLAGSCAYVNEPVYDRPGTPYGKGTGIFLHMAQTGADFMIWLGDNVYLREVDLSSESGIWYRYQHDRRIDDLQPLLRAMSHRAIWDDHDYGPDNSNRSYQHKATSRAVFDAYWGNPTAGQPGDPGIYHKFDYGDVGFILLDNRTHRDDSRLEQDLNPQKTQYGAQQLDWLKQSLLQFQQSPQITFKIVATGNQFLETNSSGGESANEFRRERREILDFIRDEKITGVLFLTGDIHTTILQKHLLPGLYPLYDLTTSPLTSGISQTHLAHTVNDPNRVEGTVVPDQNFCRLDVSGPRDQRRLTIRCFDKTNLLRWTHTLTATDLTFSANP; encoded by the coding sequence ATGGCTTCACGAACCATTTCGCCCCGCATTTCACCTCTGCCGGGTTTGGTCATTCTCCTCGGGATCCTGGGGACGGCCCCCGGACAGGCCGGTCATCTCATCTCCGGCCCGATGCTTGGCTATGTGGAACACCGCGAAGCCCTGATCTGGCTCGAGGTCGAAGACGCCGAGACCGTCTCCCTCGCCTGCTGGCCCGAGGAGCGACCGGACAAAAAGACGCTGCTCGAGATGCCTGCTCCTCCGCCACACCCGGCCGGAGGATCGATCCTCAAGTTTCGACCCGGTCTGCTCGAGCCCGGGACAACCTACCGCTACACAATCGCGATCGACGGTGAGGATGTCACGCCTGCTCCCGGGATCCTTCAGTTCCGCACCCGGACTCTCTGGGAGTGGCGAACGGACGCCCCCGACTTTTCCTTCCTCGCCGGATCCTGCGCCTACGTCAATGAACCCGTCTATGACCGCCCCGGGACACCCTACGGGAAGGGCACCGGCATCTTTCTCCACATGGCGCAGACCGGAGCCGACTTCATGATCTGGCTCGGCGACAATGTCTATCTCCGCGAGGTCGACTTGAGTTCGGAAAGCGGCATCTGGTACCGCTACCAGCATGACCGCCGGATCGATGACCTCCAGCCTCTCCTCCGTGCCATGAGCCACCGGGCCATCTGGGACGATCACGATTACGGCCCGGACAACTCCAACCGCAGCTATCAGCACAAGGCGACATCCCGGGCGGTCTTCGACGCCTACTGGGGCAACCCCACCGCCGGCCAACCGGGGGATCCCGGCATTTATCACAAGTTCGACTACGGCGACGTGGGCTTCATCCTGCTCGACAACCGGACCCACCGTGACGACAGCCGTCTCGAACAGGATCTGAATCCGCAGAAGACCCAGTACGGAGCACAACAACTCGACTGGCTCAAGCAAAGCCTCCTGCAGTTTCAGCAATCGCCCCAGATCACCTTCAAGATTGTCGCGACCGGCAATCAATTCCTTGAAACCAACTCGAGCGGCGGGGAATCGGCCAATGAATTCCGCCGGGAACGCCGGGAGATTCTTGATTTCATCCGAGACGAAAAAATCACCGGAGTCCTCTTCCTGACCGGGGACATCCACACCACCATTCTGCAGAAACATCTCCTGCCCGGTCTTTACCCCCTCTACGATCTGACCACCTCGCCGCTGACCTCCGGGATCAGCCAGACCCACCTCGCGCATACCGTGAATGATCCCAATCGGGTTGAAGGAACCGTCGTTCCCGATCAGAACTTTTGCCGCCTTGACGTGAGCGGCCCGCGCGATCAACGCCGTCTCACCATTCGTTGTTTCGACAAGACCAACCTGCTTCGATGGACCCACACCCTGACCGCAACGGACCTGACGTTTTCGGCGAATCCGTAA
- a CDS encoding RidA family protein → MNAEENLGKLGLSLPQVPAAAGNYLPAVRVGNLLHLSGVLCASGGGLSHTGQVGDTQTVDSGYAAARVCALNALANIKAAVGSLDQVVRLVYVTGFVNAVSGFADSPAVINGASDLFVAVFGENGRHARAAVAVAGLPKDSTVEIQVVVEVRT, encoded by the coding sequence ATGAACGCAGAAGAAAATCTTGGAAAACTGGGTTTGAGCCTTCCCCAAGTCCCGGCTGCGGCCGGCAACTACCTGCCTGCCGTCCGGGTGGGCAACCTTCTCCACCTTTCAGGCGTACTCTGCGCCTCCGGGGGAGGACTCTCCCATACCGGCCAGGTTGGGGACACCCAGACGGTCGATTCCGGTTACGCAGCCGCCCGGGTCTGTGCCCTGAATGCGCTGGCCAATATCAAGGCCGCCGTCGGCAGCCTCGACCAGGTGGTGCGCCTCGTCTATGTGACCGGATTCGTCAACGCCGTCAGCGGTTTCGCGGACAGCCCGGCGGTCATCAATGGGGCATCCGATCTTTTTGTCGCGGTATTCGGTGAGAACGGCAGACATGCCCGGGCCGCTGTCGCCGTGGCCGGCCTTCCGAAGGACTCAACGGTCGAGATCCAGGTCGTGGTCGAGGTCCGGACCTGA
- a CDS encoding tetratricopeptide repeat protein, translating into MIRLIKSNRLLATFLALSMGTAAFGQLRYPSEAYWSNPDNVAAFLGTYGVLGQVEPKISTEEQVVLKNLIEILKTGDKNLAIQTLLPAVTPTGSAALDFTLANLYFETGNLDEAIRYYRSSLKKEPNFLRAHKNLGIILVQKGQFPDAIGPLSKTLNLGNPDGITYGLLGLCFLNAGDSLSAEAAYRNALVFAPETNDWKLGLARSLLEQQKFDEAIAILDYLLAAKPEDSSLWLVQANAFLGKGDATKAAANYEIVKRMGKANADSLNLLGDIYMNEDMKELALESYLGALDLDPNQAIGRPLRAAEVLTNRGALAEAQQMINRIRSNYSNISNEDDLILLKLQARNDIAQDRREDAIKVLEQIVEREPNDGEALILLARYYAQTQTDDPDLKEDLVAKAELIYERASKIREYESRALLAHAQMLVGLGDYAEAVPLLERVMAIDPSDNKARYLQQVRNARDAL; encoded by the coding sequence ATGATCAGACTCATTAAATCGAACCGGCTCCTGGCCACCTTCCTCGCCCTCTCCATGGGCACGGCGGCTTTCGGCCAGCTCCGCTACCCGAGCGAGGCCTACTGGAGCAATCCCGATAACGTCGCCGCATTCCTCGGCACCTACGGTGTCCTTGGTCAGGTCGAGCCCAAGATCTCCACCGAAGAGCAGGTCGTTCTGAAGAACCTGATCGAGATCCTCAAAACCGGTGACAAGAATCTGGCCATTCAGACCCTCCTCCCGGCGGTCACCCCCACCGGAAGCGCTGCGCTGGATTTCACGCTGGCCAACCTGTATTTTGAGACCGGCAACCTTGATGAGGCCATCCGCTACTACCGCTCCTCCCTCAAGAAGGAACCGAACTTCCTCCGGGCTCACAAGAACCTCGGAATCATCCTCGTGCAAAAGGGCCAGTTCCCCGATGCCATCGGACCTCTGAGCAAGACCCTCAACCTGGGCAACCCCGACGGGATCACTTACGGTCTGCTCGGCCTCTGCTTCCTCAATGCCGGAGACAGTCTCTCCGCCGAAGCCGCCTACCGCAATGCGCTGGTCTTCGCTCCAGAGACCAATGACTGGAAGCTCGGCCTCGCCCGCTCCCTCCTCGAACAGCAGAAATTCGACGAAGCAATCGCCATTCTCGATTACCTTCTGGCTGCCAAGCCCGAGGACTCCAGCCTCTGGCTTGTTCAGGCCAACGCCTTCCTGGGCAAAGGGGACGCCACCAAGGCCGCCGCCAATTACGAGATCGTCAAGCGGATGGGCAAAGCCAATGCGGACAGCCTCAATCTCCTCGGTGACATCTACATGAACGAGGACATGAAGGAACTGGCCCTCGAGTCCTACCTCGGAGCCCTTGACCTCGACCCGAATCAGGCCATCGGCCGGCCCCTCAGGGCTGCCGAAGTGCTGACCAATCGCGGCGCGCTTGCCGAGGCTCAGCAGATGATCAATCGCATCCGCAGCAATTACTCCAACATCTCGAACGAGGATGACCTCATTCTGCTCAAGCTGCAGGCCCGCAACGATATTGCCCAGGACCGCCGTGAAGACGCGATCAAGGTCCTCGAGCAGATCGTGGAGCGCGAGCCCAACGACGGGGAAGCCCTCATTCTCCTTGCGCGCTACTACGCGCAGACCCAGACCGACGATCCCGACCTGAAGGAAGACCTCGTGGCCAAGGCGGAACTGATCTACGAGCGTGCCTCCAAGATCCGCGAGTATGAATCCCGCGCTCTTCTTGCGCATGCCCAGATGCTCGTCGGCCTCGGTGATTATGCCGAAGCCGTGCCTCTCCTCGAACGCGTCATGGCGATCGATCCGAGCGACAACAAGGCGCGCTACCTCCAGCAGGTCCGCAACGCCCGCGACGCACTCTGA
- the lipA gene encoding lipoyl synthase, with product MQMDKRKPAWLRAKLPSGPEYAKVRGLVDDNQLHTVCQSAQCPNMGECWSRGTATVMILGNICTRSCRFCAIETGRPGEVDFGEPARVAEAVARMNLRHCVITSVARDELKDGGASIWARTIRAIRYLSPHCGIEVLIPDMQGRTADLDTILDARPDILNHNVETVERLQKTVRVQARYDRSRLILRHAASRGFATKSGIMLGVGETKDEVARTMQDLVDDGVVILTIGQYLQPTAGHLPIDRWVTPEEFAEWKEFGLKTGFQVVESGPLVRSSYHADEQSERFVGIDRRPEPATA from the coding sequence ATGCAGATGGACAAGCGAAAACCCGCCTGGCTCCGAGCCAAACTTCCCTCCGGACCCGAATATGCCAAGGTGCGAGGCCTCGTCGACGACAACCAGTTGCATACCGTCTGCCAGAGCGCCCAATGCCCGAACATGGGGGAATGCTGGTCGCGCGGCACGGCCACCGTCATGATACTCGGCAATATCTGCACCCGTTCCTGCCGCTTCTGCGCGATCGAGACAGGCCGGCCCGGCGAGGTCGATTTCGGTGAACCCGCCCGGGTGGCCGAAGCGGTTGCCCGGATGAACCTCCGCCACTGCGTGATCACCTCGGTCGCACGCGACGAGCTCAAGGACGGAGGCGCTTCCATCTGGGCCCGGACGATCCGAGCCATCCGCTATCTCAGTCCCCATTGCGGCATCGAGGTTCTCATTCCCGACATGCAGGGCCGGACGGCCGACCTCGACACCATTCTCGATGCCCGACCGGACATCCTCAATCACAACGTTGAGACGGTGGAACGGCTCCAGAAGACGGTCCGGGTGCAGGCCCGCTACGATCGATCGCGACTCATCCTCCGCCATGCCGCCTCCCGGGGGTTTGCGACCAAATCCGGAATCATGCTCGGGGTTGGCGAGACAAAGGACGAAGTCGCCCGAACCATGCAGGATCTCGTCGATGATGGCGTGGTCATCCTGACCATCGGGCAATACCTGCAGCCGACCGCCGGGCACCTTCCCATCGACCGATGGGTCACCCCTGAGGAATTCGCGGAATGGAAGGAATTCGGTCTGAAGACCGGATTCCAGGTCGTGGAGTCCGGACCTCTTGTTCGCTCCTCCTATCATGCCGACGAGCAGTCGGAGCGCTTCGTGGGGATCGACCGCCGGCCCGAACCGGCCACTGCCTGA
- a CDS encoding DUF3450 family protein, whose amino-acid sequence MTKHTLIKLAVLPLLLASPFSRAEGPNLSETRSALSQWVELRKLISEESTNWRVDKELMADTLEVLSKEMELLDARIVAAEENTTVADQKREDLSAENEKLKEASRAVEGAMPDMEAQIRELVKWFPEALNMRIEQLLKRMPSAERARSTRAALGERVQNIVGILQEVEKFDRQITIVTELKALESGEMAQVKTMYIGLGQGFFVDENARYAGIVRPSAEGWVEEIRNDLAPKIRDAVKIYEGEKLAEFVPLPVEIN is encoded by the coding sequence ATGACAAAACATACCTTAATCAAGTTGGCAGTCCTCCCACTGCTCCTCGCCTCGCCGTTTTCACGTGCAGAGGGTCCCAATCTCAGCGAGACGCGGAGCGCCCTTTCCCAGTGGGTTGAACTGCGCAAGCTGATCTCCGAGGAATCGACCAATTGGCGCGTCGACAAAGAACTGATGGCCGATACGCTCGAGGTCCTCTCCAAGGAGATGGAACTTCTTGACGCGCGGATCGTCGCCGCTGAGGAGAATACCACGGTCGCTGACCAGAAGCGCGAGGATCTCTCCGCTGAAAACGAGAAGCTGAAGGAAGCTTCGCGGGCGGTCGAAGGCGCCATGCCTGATATGGAAGCCCAGATCCGCGAGCTGGTAAAGTGGTTCCCGGAAGCGCTCAACATGCGTATCGAACAGCTGCTCAAGCGCATGCCTTCCGCCGAGAGAGCCCGCTCCACCCGCGCAGCGCTCGGCGAGCGTGTCCAGAACATCGTCGGCATCCTCCAGGAAGTCGAAAAGTTCGACCGGCAGATTACGATTGTCACCGAGCTCAAGGCCCTCGAAAGCGGCGAAATGGCCCAGGTCAAGACGATGTATATCGGCCTCGGCCAAGGTTTCTTCGTCGATGAGAACGCCAGGTATGCCGGAATCGTCAGGCCGTCCGCTGAAGGATGGGTCGAGGAGATCCGCAACGACCTCGCCCCGAAGATTCGGGATGCCGTGAAGATCTATGAGGGTGAAAAGCTGGCCGAGTTCGTGCCGCTGCCCGTGGAAATCAACTGA
- a CDS encoding ABC transporter substrate-binding protein gives MRTAERTFSRTAGASAIRIDRPAISLLLGLILILSGCRPDRAGLDGIKTDGLIPVVLQTDWFPQAEHGGFYQALVRGYYIEEGLAVEILPGGPGAMIKHKVSQGMAQFGMNRSDDIIVAVDRGLPLVMAFAVMQRDPQILMMHPGHAAEDFRDLDGRTLVASPGLNWIAFLERRFQIRLNVQPHTYGLTHFLNDPTLIQQGFVTNEPYYLRQHGLDPEILMLADSGFEPYHVIFTNRVFASEHPDTVAAFARASIRGWRDYLEGDPTEAFAMITALNPRMTSDFLSFSRHTLIARHLVTGDSSGEDGIGRLDPARIQREIDQLRELGMVGEGLRIDSVMLTTDPAGLTGSGPDLDHDLDLDR, from the coding sequence ATGCGGACCGCTGAGCGCACCTTCTCTAGAACGGCTGGCGCGTCGGCAATCCGGATTGACCGCCCCGCGATCTCCCTGCTCCTCGGCTTGATCCTGATCCTCTCGGGATGTCGACCGGACCGGGCCGGACTGGACGGGATCAAGACGGACGGTCTGATACCGGTTGTTCTGCAGACCGACTGGTTTCCCCAGGCCGAGCACGGTGGGTTCTACCAGGCCCTTGTGCGCGGGTATTATATAGAGGAGGGGCTGGCAGTTGAAATCCTTCCGGGCGGGCCCGGGGCCATGATCAAGCACAAGGTTTCGCAGGGAATGGCTCAATTCGGCATGAACCGCAGTGACGACATCATCGTGGCGGTCGACCGGGGCCTTCCCCTGGTCATGGCGTTTGCGGTGATGCAGCGGGATCCGCAGATTCTCATGATGCACCCCGGGCACGCGGCTGAGGATTTCCGAGACCTTGACGGGCGGACCCTGGTTGCATCGCCGGGGTTGAATTGGATCGCCTTTCTGGAACGACGTTTCCAGATCCGCCTCAATGTGCAGCCGCATACCTACGGACTGACCCATTTTCTCAATGATCCGACCCTGATCCAGCAGGGCTTTGTCACCAATGAGCCCTACTATCTACGGCAGCATGGACTTGACCCGGAGATCCTGATGCTTGCGGATTCCGGGTTTGAGCCCTACCATGTGATTTTCACCAATCGTGTCTTCGCCTCCGAGCATCCGGACACCGTCGCGGCCTTTGCCCGCGCCTCCATCCGGGGCTGGAGGGATTATCTTGAGGGTGATCCGACCGAGGCCTTTGCCATGATCACGGCACTCAATCCGCGGATGACGTCGGATTTCCTCAGTTTCTCACGCCATACCCTGATTGCCCGCCACCTCGTCACGGGAGATTCCTCCGGTGAAGACGGAATCGGTCGGCTGGACCCCGCACGGATTCAACGGGAGATCGATCAGCTTCGGGAACTGGGCATGGTGGGCGAGGGACTGCGCATCGATTCCGTGATGCTGACGACGGACCCGGCCGGTCTGACGGGGTCAGGTCCGGACCTCGACCACGACCTGGATCTCGACCGTTGA
- a CDS encoding biopolymer transporter ExbD, whose protein sequence is MNKRASLTATEEQTDINISPLIDMVFILLIFFIVTTVFVEEPGVEVTKPRAASIQNLEKNSILIAITSNGRIVYGGKDIGIGGVRPIVKRLTQKEAMPVILQVDEGAPGQLVVRTIDEAKLANASKVSLSADRL, encoded by the coding sequence ATGAATAAACGAGCATCACTGACCGCGACCGAAGAGCAGACAGATATCAATATCTCTCCGCTCATCGACATGGTTTTCATTCTTCTCATCTTCTTCATCGTCACGACGGTCTTCGTCGAGGAACCCGGTGTGGAGGTGACCAAGCCTCGCGCGGCTTCGATCCAGAATCTAGAGAAGAACAGCATCCTGATCGCGATCACCTCCAACGGACGCATTGTCTACGGCGGCAAGGATATCGGCATCGGCGGGGTTCGCCCGATCGTCAAGCGATTGACTCAGAAGGAGGCCATGCCCGTCATTCTTCAAGTCGATGAGGGCGCCCCCGGTCAACTGGTGGTCCGCACCATTGACGAGGCCAAACTCGCCAACGCGTCCAAGGTAAGCCTCTCCGCTGATCGCCTCTAG
- a CDS encoding ABC transporter ATP-binding protein, giving the protein MSESHVQFFDLGKRYGSGPAILDGISLSVASGEFVSLIGPSGCGKSTLLKLIAGLSPVTEGRLLVKGKAPARAREKTAFIFQESTLLPWLTVIRNIETLLRIKKVGRKEARRIAEEMMERVRLGHVRDHHPRQLSGGMKMRVSIARALSVNPELLLLDEPFGALDEMTRDHLNEELLDLRSEHNWTALFVTHSVREAVFLSSRIVVLSANPGRVHRVIDVPLAYPRTGETRDSAEYQTLVTEVTHVLRSVESR; this is encoded by the coding sequence ATGTCTGAGTCCCACGTTCAGTTTTTCGATCTTGGCAAGCGCTACGGAAGTGGCCCGGCCATTCTCGATGGAATCAGTCTATCGGTGGCCTCCGGCGAGTTCGTATCCCTGATCGGGCCAAGTGGCTGCGGCAAATCGACCCTTCTGAAACTGATCGCCGGACTCAGTCCGGTGACTGAAGGCCGTCTCCTGGTAAAGGGAAAGGCGCCGGCTCGGGCGCGGGAGAAGACTGCATTCATCTTTCAGGAGTCGACCCTGCTGCCGTGGCTGACGGTTATCCGCAACATTGAGACTCTGCTGCGCATCAAGAAAGTCGGGCGGAAGGAGGCGCGGCGGATCGCGGAGGAAATGATGGAACGGGTGAGATTGGGTCATGTCCGTGATCACCACCCCCGCCAGCTCTCGGGCGGCATGAAGATGCGGGTGTCGATTGCCCGTGCGCTCTCGGTCAATCCGGAGCTGCTTCTCCTGGATGAACCGTTCGGGGCGCTCGACGAGATGACGCGGGATCACCTGAACGAAGAATTGCTCGATCTGCGCAGCGAACACAACTGGACCGCCCTCTTCGTCACCCACTCGGTCAGGGAGGCTGTTTTCCTCTCAAGCCGGATCGTGGTCCTTTCCGCCAATCCCGGGCGTGTCCACCGGGTGATCGATGTGCCCCTGGCCTATCCGCGAACCGGAGAGACCCGCGACTCCGCCGAATACCAGACGCTCGTCACCGAGGTGACCCATGTACTGCGTTCCGTTGAATCCCGATGA
- a CDS encoding MotA/TolQ/ExbB proton channel family protein: MKIRNLLTITAALIAGTIASAQTYSAAASSAVGDLQKVEAELAALRTRIADEKIPISKDLNRLENEVLAKRREVNRVENVRDNRKVDLNALENEVQARGEQNDYVRSLLTEYIRAFRTRIHVSEIQKYDEIAHEAQTAVDDANLTEAEKFNAQIALVQSSLNRVQDIIGGNTFTGNGIVEGGLLAEGTYALVGPIGVFSSKDGASTGLAELQANSESDLPVIFNIGAQYAGGITALATTKAGALPVDPSLGNAIKIELTSETLWEHTRKGGMVIWFILGLAFLAILVAIFKWFEINSVKRPKSGDLQTILNHLNRGEKDQALAKASSVSGPFGELLVAGVNHADEEKELLEEILYERLLATQPKLERLLAFIALTAGAAPLLGLLGTVTGMIQTFKLITVFGTGDAKSLSSGISEALITTEYGLYVAIPALLAQALLSRKAKGTLSEMEQTSVAFVNGLANRRS; the protein is encoded by the coding sequence ATGAAGATTCGCAACTTACTCACCATCACCGCCGCCCTCATCGCCGGCACCATCGCCTCGGCCCAGACCTACAGCGCCGCAGCCAGCTCCGCAGTCGGAGATCTCCAGAAGGTCGAAGCGGAACTCGCCGCACTGCGGACGAGGATCGCGGACGAAAAGATCCCGATCTCCAAGGACCTCAATCGTCTTGAAAACGAAGTGTTAGCCAAACGGCGGGAAGTCAACCGCGTCGAGAACGTCCGGGACAATCGCAAGGTCGACCTCAATGCCCTTGAAAACGAGGTCCAAGCCCGCGGCGAGCAGAACGACTATGTCCGCAGTCTGCTGACAGAATACATCCGTGCCTTCCGGACCCGCATCCATGTTTCGGAAATCCAGAAGTATGACGAGATCGCCCACGAGGCCCAGACCGCGGTCGACGACGCCAACCTCACTGAAGCGGAGAAGTTCAATGCTCAAATCGCCCTGGTCCAATCCTCGCTCAATCGGGTTCAGGACATCATCGGCGGCAATACCTTCACCGGCAACGGCATCGTTGAGGGAGGGCTCCTCGCCGAAGGCACCTACGCTCTCGTCGGCCCGATCGGCGTCTTTTCCAGCAAAGACGGAGCCAGCACCGGCCTCGCCGAACTGCAGGCCAACAGCGAAAGCGATCTGCCCGTCATCTTCAATATCGGTGCGCAATACGCCGGCGGCATCACCGCTCTCGCCACGACGAAAGCCGGTGCCCTGCCGGTCGATCCGTCCCTTGGCAATGCCATCAAGATTGAGCTGACCTCCGAAACCCTCTGGGAACACACCAGGAAGGGTGGCATGGTCATCTGGTTCATTCTTGGCCTGGCCTTCCTCGCCATTCTCGTGGCCATCTTCAAATGGTTCGAGATCAATTCCGTCAAACGGCCGAAATCCGGCGATCTCCAGACCATCCTCAACCACCTCAATCGAGGCGAAAAGGACCAAGCCCTGGCCAAGGCTTCCAGCGTCTCGGGTCCCTTCGGCGAACTTCTCGTCGCCGGCGTCAACCACGCCGACGAGGAGAAGGAATTGCTCGAGGAGATTCTCTACGAGCGCCTGCTGGCGACCCAGCCGAAGCTGGAACGCCTCCTCGCCTTCATCGCCCTGACAGCAGGTGCCGCCCCCCTCCTTGGTCTTCTCGGAACGGTCACGGGTATGATCCAGACCTTCAAACTGATCACCGTCTTCGGAACCGGCGATGCCAAGTCGCTCTCTTCGGGTATTTCCGAGGCGCTCATCACCACCGAATACGGCCTCTACGTTGCCATTCCGGCCCTGCTCGCCCAGGCTCTCCTTTCCCGCAAGGCAAAGGGAACCCTGAGCGAAATGGAGCAGACTTCAGTCGCATTCGTCAACGGACTCGCCAACCGGCGCTCCTGA